In one Nicotiana sylvestris chromosome 8, ASM39365v2, whole genome shotgun sequence genomic region, the following are encoded:
- the LOC104243403 gene encoding methionine gamma-lyase-like: MADTLNQNNMIFSSKKRSGSDEKDHHDDFFVTKKQTKSLIWEDPAAALANARHVFGEHGGVNMSIEASATFTVMEPETMRRMFSGELGPDRDFFIYSRHFNPTVLNLGRLMAALEGTEAAYCTASGMSAISSVLLQLCSSGGHVVASRTLYGGTHALLTHFLPRACNITTSFVDIRDLQMVKEAIVEGRTKVLYFESMSNPTLTVANVPELSRIAHEKGVTVVVDNTFAPMVLSPAKLGADVVVHSISKYISGGADIIAGAVCGPANLVNSMMDLHQGALMLLGPTMNPKVAFELSERLPHLGLRMKEHCKRALEYATRMTKLGLKVIYPGLEAHPDHTLLKSMANKDYGYGGILCVDMETEERANRLLNVLQNFTQFGFMAVSLGYYETLMSCSGSSTSSELNHEEKELAGISPGLVRMSIGYNGSLEQKWSQLEKALSRMQEKMAF, encoded by the exons ATGGCAGATACATTGAATCAAAACAACATGATCTTCTCTAGCAAGAAGAGATCGGGTTCCGATGAGAAGGATCATCATGACGATTTCTTTGTGaccaaaaaacaaacaaaatcaCTAATATGGGAGGATCCAGCGGCGGCTTTAGCCAATGCCCGCCATGTATTCGGCGAACACGGCGGCGTTAACATGTCCATTGAAGCCTCCGCCACGTTCACCGTCATGGAACCGGAAACCATGCGCCGCATGTTCTCCGGCGAACTTGGCCCTGACCGTGATTTCTTCATCTACAGCCGTCATTTCAACCCGACAGTTCTCAACCTCGGACGCCTCATGGCGGCGCTCGAAGGCACTGAAGCCGCTTACTGTACGGCTTCCGGCATGTCGGCGATATCTTCGGTGTTGCTACAGCTGTGTAGTTCAG GTGGACACGTGGTGGCTTCACGGACGCTCTACGGTGGGACACACGCCTTGCTTACTCATTTCTTGCCGAGGGCTTGTAACATAACGACGTCGTTTGTGGACATAAGGGATTTGCAAATGGTTAAGGAAGCGATTGTGGAAGGGAGGACAAAAGTACTGTATTTTGAGTCGATGTCGAATCCTACGTTGACGGTGGCTAACGTGCCGGAGTTGAGTAGGATAGCGCATGAAAAAGGAGTGACGGTGGTGGTGGACAACACTTTTGCTCCGATGGTGCTGTCGCCGGCGAAGTTAGGTGCTGACGTGGTTGTTCATAGTATTTCCAAGTACATTAGTGGTGGAGCCGACATCATCGCAG GTGCCGTTTGTGGGCCAGCAAATCTTGTGAACTCCATGATGGATCTTCATCAAGGGGCTCTTATGCTATTGGGCCCAACTATGAATCCTAAAGTAGCATTTGAACTCTCAGAAAGACTTCCTCACTTGGGCCTGAGAATGAAGGAACACTGTAAACGGGCTTTGGAATATGCTACTAGAATGACTAAACTTGGGCTCAAAGTGATCTACCCAGGCTTAGAGGCCCACCCAGATCATACCCTTCTTAAGTCCATGGCTAATAAAGACTATGGTTATGGTGGAATTCTCTGTGTGGACATGGAAACAGAGGAACGAGCTAATCGTTTGTTGAATGTATTGCAAAACTTTACCCAATTTGGTTTCATGGCTGTGAGTTTGGGGTACTATGAGACCCTCATGTCGTGCTCGGGTTCGAGCACGAGCAGTGAATTGAACCATGAAGAGAAGGAGTTGGCTGGAATTTCACCAGGATTAGTGCGAATGTCAATCGGCTATAACGGGTCATTGGAACAAAAATGGAGCCAACTCGAGAAAGCATTATCAAGAATGCAAGAGAAAATGGCATTTTAG